Proteins co-encoded in one Bremerella sp. TYQ1 genomic window:
- a CDS encoding RNA polymerase sigma factor, translating to MKDLPQHESPAVDIAQLVAAHQLSVWRYLRSWGCSPQEAEDLTQETFLKVLEKPFEQLTDAATRGFLRTVARNLLIDRRRKQGRNAQVQGVENIEQFWVASDKGEPEELLDFLRECLEGLTDRARMALEMRFSDRKSRTEIADALEIGEHGAKNLMQRAKQQLRECIEHKLKDES from the coding sequence ATGAAAGACCTTCCGCAACACGAATCGCCTGCGGTTGATATTGCGCAACTTGTTGCTGCACATCAACTTAGCGTCTGGCGATATTTGCGATCCTGGGGTTGTTCGCCTCAGGAAGCGGAGGATTTGACCCAGGAAACTTTTTTGAAGGTCCTGGAAAAGCCGTTCGAGCAGCTGACCGATGCCGCTACGAGGGGGTTTCTTCGGACAGTGGCTCGTAATCTGCTGATTGATCGACGCCGAAAACAGGGCCGCAATGCCCAAGTTCAAGGGGTCGAGAACATCGAGCAGTTCTGGGTTGCCTCCGATAAAGGGGAGCCAGAAGAGCTTTTGGACTTTCTGCGGGAATGCCTCGAGGGGCTGACCGACCGGGCCAGGATGGCTTTGGAGATGCGATTTTCCGATCGCAAGTCACGCACCGAGATCGCCGACGCACTGGAGATCGGCGAGCACGGAGCGAAGAACCTGATGCAAAGAGCCAAGCAGCAGCTTCGCGAATGCATCGAGCATAAACTCAAAGACGAATCATGA
- the panD gene encoding aspartate 1-decarboxylase codes for MLRTFLRSKIHRATVTQADLDYVGSITIDSNLLEAAQILPHEQVDVLNVTNGQRLTTYAIPGEAGSGVIGINGAAAHLVTPGDLVIIVCYAQYTEKEIADHQPRVILVDEANRMTDCIVESDSMNSSV; via the coding sequence ATGCTACGTACCTTTCTACGATCCAAAATTCACCGCGCGACCGTAACCCAGGCCGACCTGGACTACGTGGGTAGCATCACGATCGATTCCAACTTGCTGGAAGCGGCTCAGATTTTGCCGCACGAGCAAGTCGACGTCTTGAACGTGACCAACGGCCAGCGTTTGACAACGTATGCCATCCCAGGCGAAGCAGGCTCCGGCGTCATCGGCATCAACGGTGCCGCCGCTCACCTGGTTACGCCGGGCGACTTGGTCATCATTGTCTGCTACGCCCAATACACCGAAAAAGAGATCGCCGATCACCAACCACGGGTGATTCTTGTCGACGAAGCGAATCGCATGACCGACTGTATTGTCGAGTCGGATTCGATGAACTCTTCGGTCTAG
- a CDS encoding nuclear transport factor 2 family protein, translating to MYATASVEADVMSVLRQFADAYASRDKGRLLGLFCSDRDAVVLGSGSDECNVGAAAIWSQVRRDWEQTDTLRMRFGWRSVSTMGQVAWLATDCYLYVQAGYRKAEVPLRITAVMIQNHHGWQIAQLHYSSPVMVDSEADTCLE from the coding sequence GTGTATGCAACTGCTTCAGTTGAAGCGGATGTGATGAGCGTGCTGCGCCAGTTCGCAGATGCTTATGCAAGCCGCGACAAGGGAAGACTGCTAGGGCTGTTTTGTTCCGATCGAGACGCCGTGGTCCTGGGAAGTGGATCCGACGAATGCAATGTCGGTGCCGCTGCCATTTGGAGCCAGGTGCGACGAGATTGGGAACAAACTGACACCCTTCGGATGCGTTTTGGGTGGAGAAGTGTTTCGACGATGGGTCAGGTCGCCTGGCTCGCCACGGACTGCTATCTCTACGTTCAAGCCGGATACCGAAAAGCAGAGGTTCCCTTGCGAATTACAGCCGTCATGATCCAGAATCACCACGGTTGGCAAATTGCTCAGCTTCATTATTCTTCGCCCGTTATGGTCGATTCCGAAGCTGATACTTGTTTGGAATAG
- a CDS encoding transketolase: MSSHNVEQLKQLSVHIRKWILSCTHKAGSGHPTSSLSAVELMVALMFDGNFRYDLTNPKHCNNDRLIFSKGHASPLFYSLWCAAGVLDEDDLMTYRDFDSLLEGHPTSRFPYTEAATGSLGQGLSVGVGMAMNAKYLDELPYRTFVLLGDSEMAEGSQWEAMELASHYKLNNLVGVLDVNRLGQRGPTMQGYDLETYEQRAKAFGWKTIVVPEGHNIGQLSEAYKQAAKSEDAPTMIIAKTVKGKGVSFLENEDGWHGKALDDDKLTEALRAFPEVPNDLRGEVLKPQEASFPEVENGHQSHFDYEIGSEEATRTAYGNAVARLGDKYSRMVALDGEVSNSTRAEFFQEKYPERFFEMFIAEQNMVGTALGMALRSKIPFVSTFAAFFTRAYDQIRMARYSDPNIKFIGSHAGVEIGEDGPSQMGLEDLAMFRSIMGCAVLYPSDAVATERLVEEMAAFNGMAYLRTTRGKLPVLYGPDEAFPMGGSKILRQSENDRITLIGAGVTLHECMKAHDTLKEKGILTRVIDLYSVHPLDTVTLRKAALETHRLVTVEDHFAAGGIGEAVASALADQSTPIQSLCVSVRPRSGTTQQLLELEGISADKIVEAVLHGELVPTAS; encoded by the coding sequence ATGTCTTCGCATAATGTTGAACAGCTGAAGCAGCTTTCCGTTCATATTCGTAAGTGGATCCTCAGTTGCACGCATAAAGCTGGGTCCGGCCACCCAACGTCTTCGCTTTCCGCCGTAGAGTTGATGGTCGCGTTGATGTTCGACGGGAACTTTCGGTACGACTTAACGAATCCGAAGCATTGCAATAACGATCGGTTGATCTTCTCCAAGGGGCATGCGTCTCCTCTTTTCTATTCGCTGTGGTGTGCGGCCGGCGTTCTCGATGAAGACGACCTGATGACGTATCGCGATTTCGATAGTCTCCTGGAAGGTCATCCAACATCGCGATTTCCTTACACCGAAGCGGCGACCGGATCGCTGGGGCAAGGGCTTTCGGTCGGTGTCGGCATGGCGATGAATGCCAAGTATCTCGACGAGCTACCCTACCGCACGTTTGTCTTGCTGGGAGATAGCGAAATGGCGGAAGGCTCGCAGTGGGAAGCGATGGAATTGGCCAGTCATTACAAACTGAATAACTTGGTGGGCGTGCTCGACGTCAATCGACTCGGTCAGCGTGGGCCGACGATGCAGGGGTACGATCTGGAAACCTACGAGCAACGTGCCAAAGCGTTCGGTTGGAAAACGATCGTCGTACCGGAAGGGCATAACATTGGCCAGCTCAGCGAGGCTTATAAGCAAGCGGCGAAAAGCGAAGATGCACCGACGATGATCATCGCCAAAACGGTGAAGGGAAAAGGGGTCTCTTTCCTGGAGAACGAGGATGGTTGGCACGGCAAAGCACTGGACGATGATAAGCTGACCGAAGCGTTACGAGCTTTTCCGGAGGTTCCAAATGACCTGCGTGGAGAAGTTTTGAAGCCGCAGGAAGCTTCGTTTCCGGAGGTAGAGAATGGTCATCAAAGCCACTTTGATTATGAGATCGGATCGGAAGAAGCGACGCGTACCGCCTACGGTAACGCAGTGGCTCGATTGGGCGACAAGTATTCGCGAATGGTGGCTCTGGATGGCGAAGTCTCGAATTCGACGCGTGCGGAGTTCTTCCAAGAGAAATACCCGGAACGTTTTTTCGAGATGTTCATTGCCGAGCAAAACATGGTGGGGACAGCACTTGGGATGGCCCTGCGTAGCAAGATTCCATTCGTGTCGACATTCGCGGCATTCTTCACACGTGCGTACGATCAGATCCGCATGGCCCGGTACTCCGACCCAAACATTAAGTTCATTGGCTCGCATGCCGGCGTCGAGATCGGCGAAGATGGTCCTTCCCAAATGGGTCTGGAAGACTTGGCCATGTTTCGTTCGATCATGGGCTGCGCGGTGCTGTACCCCAGCGATGCGGTCGCGACGGAACGCCTGGTGGAAGAGATGGCGGCGTTCAACGGTATGGCTTATCTACGAACAACGCGAGGCAAATTGCCGGTCTTATATGGCCCGGATGAAGCTTTTCCGATGGGTGGCTCGAAGATTTTGCGTCAGTCAGAGAACGACCGCATAACGTTGATCGGTGCTGGCGTGACTCTTCACGAATGTATGAAGGCACACGATACACTCAAAGAAAAGGGAATCTTGACGCGTGTGATCGACCTTTATTCAGTCCATCCACTCGATACGGTGACGCTAAGAAAGGCGGCGCTAGAGACGCACCGCCTGGTGACGGTCGAAGACCACTTCGCCGCTGGCGGAATCGGCGAAGCAGTCGCGAGTGCGTTGGCGGACCAATCGACACCTATTCAGTCGTTGTGTGTCTCGGTCCGTCCTCGCAGTGGAACGACGCAGCAGCTGCTGGAATTGGAGGGGATCTCGGCGGACAAGATCGTCGAAGCAGTGCTGCATGGGGAACTCGTTCCTACTGCGAGCTAA
- a CDS encoding sensor histidine kinase, translated as MSSHSLEHSTPSADDSEEPVVSDAVENEASKLPPPSGQAQADLWRYIDHLEHWRQSIGFEIHDGLTQQITAALLFLESYESEKPDKTSLERCRAILEEALAESRRLIQGLNPKKLDEEGMEAALRDFLSLPSLSIASVELDIADELPGLAPWQRSSLFRFVQESITNARKHSEATEIRVSLHPHGNRLVAKVQDNGVGFDLESIEFAGHGLQGLKQKAELLEAELSIHSTPGEGTTLELSVPTKPTNIKKP; from the coding sequence ATGAGTTCCCACTCCCTCGAACATTCGACACCATCCGCCGACGATTCGGAAGAGCCCGTCGTATCCGACGCCGTCGAGAACGAGGCTTCCAAGCTACCACCCCCCAGCGGCCAAGCCCAGGCCGATTTGTGGCGATACATCGACCATCTGGAGCATTGGCGACAGTCAATTGGATTTGAAATCCACGATGGTTTAACGCAGCAAATTACCGCCGCGCTGTTGTTTCTCGAATCTTACGAGAGCGAAAAGCCAGATAAGACGTCGCTCGAGCGATGCCGGGCCATTCTCGAAGAAGCACTTGCCGAGTCGCGCAGACTGATCCAAGGCCTGAATCCAAAGAAGCTGGACGAAGAAGGGATGGAGGCCGCTCTGCGTGACTTCCTCTCGTTACCGTCTCTTTCCATAGCTTCGGTCGAGCTTGATATCGCGGATGAACTGCCCGGACTTGCCCCTTGGCAGCGTTCGAGTTTGTTTCGCTTTGTTCAAGAGTCCATCACCAACGCCAGAAAGCATAGTGAAGCGACCGAGATTCGCGTTTCGCTTCACCCGCACGGCAATCGGCTCGTCGCCAAGGTGCAAGATAACGGCGTCGGCTTCGACTTAGAGTCAATCGAATTCGCCGGGCACGGACTGCAAGGGCTCAAGCAGAAGGCGGAACTTCTCGAAGCAGAGCTTTCGATCCACAGCACGCCAGGGGAGGGGACGACGCTCGAACTTTCGGTCCCCACAAAGCCGACGAACATTAAGAAACCGTGA
- a CDS encoding protein-L-isoaspartate(D-aspartate) O-methyltransferase: MDLDQQRQIMLSQLRERGISDEKVLAAMAAIPREAFVLEAYQDDAYADSALPLSHKQTISQPLVVALMAQVLELKPSDRVLEIGTGSGYAAAVLGQLARDVVSVERVGDLAITASETLRKLPVDNVKVRFGDGMKGWEEEAPYDAIAVAAGGDRVPSALFEQLAIGGRMVIPIGAAQDSQKLIRIRKIAADRYVEDDFGGVRFVPLLPETD, from the coding sequence ATGGATCTCGACCAACAACGCCAGATAATGCTTTCCCAGTTGCGGGAACGAGGGATCTCTGATGAGAAAGTGCTGGCCGCGATGGCGGCGATCCCTCGCGAAGCATTTGTGCTGGAAGCGTATCAAGACGATGCGTATGCCGACTCGGCGTTGCCGCTTTCGCACAAGCAAACCATCTCGCAGCCGCTTGTCGTCGCGCTGATGGCCCAGGTACTCGAGTTAAAGCCCTCGGATCGCGTCCTCGAAATTGGCACCGGCAGTGGCTACGCCGCCGCGGTATTAGGACAACTTGCCCGCGATGTGGTCTCCGTCGAACGAGTTGGCGATCTGGCGATTACCGCGTCGGAAACGCTACGTAAGCTACCTGTAGACAACGTCAAAGTTCGCTTCGGCGACGGTATGAAAGGCTGGGAAGAAGAGGCGCCCTACGATGCCATCGCGGTCGCGGCCGGAGGCGATCGGGTGCCGAGCGCCCTGTTTGAACAGTTAGCGATCGGCGGTCGAATGGTCATTCCGATTGGCGCCGCACAAGATTCTCAGAAGCTGATCCGAATTCGCAAGATTGCCGCAGATCGTTACGTAGAAGACGATTTCGGCGGCGTACGCTTCGTGCCGCTGCTGCCAGAGACCGACTGA
- a CDS encoding spermidine synthase encodes MSNYKNQLIQGWILPLAILWSAFLLFQVQPLISKTILPWFGGSPTVWTTCMLFFQVVLFAGYLYAHLLATCCPRRWQGVIHAGLMVAALLLMPIAPGENWKPSADVWPPGYILLLLVSHLGLPYFLLAANGPLLQHWFSELAPGKIPYRLYALSNIGSLAALLTYPFVVEPNWTLPTQSVAWSFGYAGFALLLIPIAVAIVRNQRSSVAAEVNDEPKTEADESSMPSWRTLAAWLVLPAFACVMLLATTNHVCQDMAVVPFLWVVPLSLYLLTFIFCFDGEGWYRRSWIGWMAIGSIVLISVLELFGGMLDIAWVAVSYFGAMFFVCMICHGELVRLKPAPKHLTLFYLMISGGGALGGMFVSLGCPLIFSQYYEMPLSLIVALGLALFVSLRAIEKHFGSIPLWSMSLMFFAVLATLSGQLRGFRSDYLESQRNFYGVLSIGEVPTENGDPILAMYHGRIMHGFQYQAPEKRRTPTSYYARNTGVGLTMARLPQAEGKRVGVVGLGAGTLATYGKPGDYFRFYEINDDVVEMAEEHFTFLADCEADYDLVLGDARLSLEREPEQRFDVLVLDAFSGDAIPTHLLTREAFQIYQRHLTEDGVLAIHVSNKHLDLRPVVLGTCEEFDLPALYITTEPDAATQQTGSQWIIASKNRQFLADDTMQTATTKLGPHMVYAKPWTDNFSNLLEVLK; translated from the coding sequence GTGTCGAACTACAAAAACCAGCTGATTCAAGGGTGGATACTGCCTTTGGCCATTTTGTGGAGTGCATTTCTGCTGTTTCAGGTGCAGCCCCTGATCAGCAAGACCATTCTTCCCTGGTTTGGCGGAAGTCCTACCGTTTGGACGACCTGCATGCTGTTCTTTCAAGTGGTGCTGTTTGCAGGCTACTTGTACGCCCATCTGCTAGCAACGTGTTGTCCACGTCGATGGCAAGGAGTCATTCACGCCGGACTGATGGTCGCGGCACTGCTGCTGATGCCGATCGCCCCAGGCGAAAACTGGAAGCCGTCCGCCGACGTTTGGCCGCCGGGCTATATCTTGCTGCTGTTGGTTTCGCATTTGGGGCTTCCTTATTTCCTGCTCGCCGCGAATGGTCCATTGCTGCAGCATTGGTTCAGTGAGCTTGCTCCAGGGAAGATTCCCTACCGACTGTACGCATTGTCGAACATCGGCTCGCTGGCCGCTCTTTTGACGTATCCCTTTGTCGTCGAACCCAACTGGACGTTGCCGACGCAGTCGGTCGCCTGGAGTTTTGGCTATGCTGGTTTCGCATTGCTGCTCATTCCGATTGCCGTGGCGATTGTTCGTAACCAGCGTTCCTCGGTCGCAGCCGAGGTAAATGACGAACCTAAAACCGAAGCCGACGAAAGTTCGATGCCAAGTTGGCGGACACTCGCGGCGTGGCTGGTCCTGCCGGCATTTGCGTGCGTGATGCTGTTGGCGACAACCAACCACGTTTGCCAAGACATGGCCGTCGTGCCGTTCCTGTGGGTCGTTCCGTTAAGCTTGTACCTACTGACGTTTATCTTCTGCTTTGATGGCGAAGGTTGGTATCGCCGCAGTTGGATCGGCTGGATGGCGATCGGCAGTATCGTGTTGATCAGCGTGCTGGAACTGTTCGGTGGAATGCTGGATATTGCCTGGGTGGCGGTGTCCTACTTTGGCGCGATGTTCTTTGTCTGCATGATTTGCCATGGCGAACTGGTTCGTTTGAAGCCAGCGCCGAAACATCTGACGCTGTTCTATCTGATGATTTCTGGCGGTGGTGCGTTGGGAGGCATGTTTGTCTCGCTCGGCTGTCCACTGATCTTTTCGCAGTATTACGAAATGCCGTTAAGCTTGATCGTGGCTTTGGGATTGGCGTTGTTTGTCAGCTTGCGAGCTATCGAAAAGCATTTCGGTTCGATCCCGCTTTGGTCGATGAGCCTGATGTTCTTCGCCGTATTGGCTACCCTGTCCGGACAACTCCGCGGCTTCCGATCCGACTACTTGGAATCGCAACGCAACTTTTATGGCGTGTTGAGTATCGGCGAAGTGCCGACAGAAAATGGGGATCCGATCTTGGCCATGTATCACGGCCGAATCATGCATGGCTTTCAGTATCAGGCTCCCGAGAAACGTCGGACACCGACGTCTTATTACGCACGCAACACGGGCGTCGGGCTGACAATGGCTCGCTTGCCACAAGCAGAAGGCAAGCGTGTCGGCGTGGTCGGTCTCGGGGCAGGAACGCTGGCAACCTACGGCAAGCCTGGCGATTACTTCCGCTTCTACGAGATCAACGACGATGTCGTCGAGATGGCGGAAGAGCACTTCACGTTTCTCGCAGACTGCGAAGCAGACTACGACTTGGTGTTGGGAGATGCTCGCTTATCGCTTGAACGTGAGCCAGAACAACGTTTCGATGTGCTGGTGCTCGATGCGTTCAGTGGCGACGCCATTCCGACTCATCTTTTGACTCGCGAGGCGTTCCAGATTTATCAGCGGCATTTGACCGAAGATGGGGTGCTGGCCATTCATGTCAGCAACAAACACTTGGATTTGCGGCCGGTCGTTTTGGGAACGTGCGAAGAGTTCGATCTGCCGGCGCTCTACATTACGACCGAACCCGATGCGGCGACGCAGCAGACAGGCTCGCAGTGGATTATCGCCTCGAAGAATCGGCAGTTCCTCGCAGACGATACGATGCAGACGGCCACGACGAAGCTGGGACCGCACATGGTTTATGCCAAGCCGTGGACCGATAACTTCAGCAACTTGCTGGAAGTGTTGAAGTAG
- a CDS encoding HEAT repeat domain-containing protein, whose product MEASQAIQALTALNSEERRQAAEACAKDPDIAKPAVVPLCRCCGDADEQVREWSQAALEELGPPAAEELEALLELSNSNEMTAYWAVTLIGRLEADAISAAKPLAKLIDQSATPEEVRNRAIWAIGQIGSADAETKSTLEKASQSDNPRTARLASKALAKLS is encoded by the coding sequence ATGGAAGCTTCGCAGGCAATCCAAGCCCTCACGGCCTTGAATTCTGAGGAACGCCGCCAAGCTGCAGAGGCTTGTGCCAAAGATCCGGATATTGCGAAGCCCGCCGTCGTGCCGCTTTGCCGATGCTGTGGCGACGCCGACGAGCAAGTTCGCGAGTGGAGCCAGGCCGCATTGGAAGAACTCGGTCCTCCGGCCGCGGAAGAACTCGAAGCACTGCTCGAACTTTCCAATAGCAACGAGATGACTGCCTATTGGGCGGTGACATTGATCGGGCGTTTGGAAGCGGATGCAATATCCGCAGCGAAGCCACTGGCCAAACTGATTGATCAATCGGCAACGCCAGAGGAAGTTCGGAATCGTGCGATCTGGGCAATCGGGCAGATCGGATCGGCCGATGCAGAAACCAAGAGCACGCTCGAAAAAGCATCGCAAAGCGATAACCCTCGCACGGCTCGGCTGGCATCGAAGGCTTTGGCAAAGCTTTCCTGA
- a CDS encoding PP2C family protein-serine/threonine phosphatase produces MAFTFVLGLAALFQVVAVLLALRLNTIYRRRYAWLFISGAGILMTLWIGAGLFETIQDPPGQVVWEPTLWVQTLATLLTAILFFSGIATIEPLFKENEAARALLATENAMLNREVQHSREEMQLAQRVQANLLPKHAPDFPGLDIAFLSRPAEWTSGDYFDFVQIDEDTLIVTVADVCGHGLGPALLMTTSRSYFRGIARTRKECQPIVNTWNHAIAEDIEAGDFMTALVVRLDLAQKRIEYLGAGQNGLLIQPDGSHEELERSGPPLGVLDDFQYPGPQALPLESGQILVLCTDGIHETMGHDETQFGTQRIADLISQHRDRNAAELVEKLAAEVRSFAADPRPQDDLTAVVIKIK; encoded by the coding sequence ATGGCATTCACCTTTGTTCTGGGTCTCGCCGCCCTATTCCAAGTGGTCGCAGTGCTTCTCGCACTTCGGCTGAACACGATATACCGTCGTCGGTATGCGTGGCTCTTCATTTCCGGAGCCGGCATCTTGATGACGCTGTGGATCGGGGCTGGACTATTCGAGACAATTCAAGATCCGCCGGGCCAAGTCGTCTGGGAACCGACACTCTGGGTTCAAACCTTGGCGACGCTTCTTACTGCGATTCTCTTCTTCTCTGGAATCGCCACTATCGAACCGTTGTTCAAAGAGAACGAAGCGGCGAGGGCTCTGCTGGCCACCGAAAACGCCATGCTCAATCGCGAAGTGCAGCATAGCCGCGAAGAGATGCAGCTCGCGCAGCGCGTTCAAGCGAACTTGCTCCCCAAACATGCGCCAGACTTTCCAGGACTCGACATTGCGTTTCTTTCACGTCCTGCCGAGTGGACTAGTGGCGATTACTTTGACTTCGTCCAGATCGATGAAGATACCCTGATTGTGACGGTCGCCGATGTGTGCGGCCATGGTCTTGGCCCCGCACTTTTGATGACGACATCGCGTTCGTACTTTCGTGGTATCGCACGGACACGAAAGGAGTGCCAGCCGATCGTTAACACGTGGAACCACGCCATTGCCGAAGACATCGAAGCCGGCGACTTCATGACCGCATTGGTCGTCCGACTCGACTTGGCACAAAAACGGATCGAGTATCTCGGCGCCGGTCAAAACGGCTTGCTTATTCAACCCGATGGATCGCACGAAGAACTAGAGCGCAGCGGGCCACCGCTGGGCGTGCTGGATGATTTTCAATATCCCGGTCCGCAAGCGTTGCCGCTTGAATCGGGACAAATCTTGGTGCTATGCACCGACGGTATTCACGAGACGATGGGGCATGATGAAACGCAATTCGGCACGCAGCGAATTGCCGATCTCATTTCCCAACACCGCGATCGCAATGCGGCGGAACTGGTCGAGAAGCTGGCCGCCGAAGTCCGTTCCTTTGCCGCCGATCCTCGCCCGCAGGATGATTTAACCGCGGTAGTCATCAAAATCAAATAA
- a CDS encoding DUF1549 domain-containing protein gives MNHEDPIIDPLLEELLGSEQMPDLTARIVKAHQQRQSSSSKPINGQGKAPLSMVSAAVTQTAPECFAAEDDVPSKKPSEAKRRRQRQRLFASIGSIALSLCLLVILGGVAYIGYQQFLPGQGMPLAADGDHHPSAGARDDKAPGRDVENGDAQDTDPQLASNDSPNSDGPIPPPQAMPEPKPQMASPIEAVDPAALAEKTAPRFIKPRTRDSLQLSDEQVVGEINNAIAAVWDAENVKPSPEATDNEFVRRTYLQLLGRIPTVEEINHFVSQRRDNKREWLVDQILSGEKYEAEFASFWSARFANILVGRAGGMSDDSPINRSALEGYLAKQFESNTPYNLLVQDLLTASGTTSPGSESFNPATNFLVSMVEGDAKLATAKTCSAFLGQQLQCAECHNHPTTGWSQQQFWGLNAFFRQTKLAKDRQSGQLALFDQDFTKSRDSDSGEVYYEQPNGLMKVAFPQFVDGTTIPQSGKVTEVDRRQELAQLIVNSDQFPKATVNRMWQHFFGVGFTQPVDDMGPHNPASHPELLDQLSQHFAESNFDLRRLMRWITLSQPYGLSSRQIDENLADNPDGGRQLFARYYARQMEAEQLFHSLQMLAKTPSEERGSILASVQDRHSWLGQVNQKMGDDEDSETSALDGGITQSLLLMNGGLMKQATDAQAAVLKKVTASKMSAQAKIDHLFLAALSRRPTKKESAAIGEILKVRNNEAAALQDIWWALLNSNEFILDH, from the coding sequence ATGAACCACGAAGATCCGATCATCGATCCTCTTTTAGAGGAACTGCTTGGCAGCGAGCAGATGCCGGATCTTACCGCGCGCATTGTGAAGGCGCATCAGCAGCGCCAGTCTTCCAGCAGCAAGCCTATCAATGGGCAAGGGAAAGCACCTCTATCGATGGTGTCAGCGGCAGTTACGCAGACCGCTCCTGAATGTTTCGCTGCGGAAGATGATGTTCCTTCCAAAAAGCCAAGCGAGGCCAAACGTCGTCGCCAGCGCCAGCGATTGTTCGCCTCGATCGGGTCGATCGCCCTCAGCCTTTGTTTGCTGGTGATTTTGGGCGGCGTGGCCTACATCGGATATCAGCAGTTTTTGCCAGGGCAAGGCATGCCGCTCGCCGCCGACGGGGACCACCACCCGTCGGCTGGCGCCCGCGACGACAAAGCACCCGGCCGTGATGTTGAAAACGGCGATGCTCAAGATACCGATCCACAGTTGGCTTCCAACGACAGTCCCAACTCTGATGGGCCGATTCCTCCTCCGCAGGCGATGCCAGAGCCGAAACCGCAAATGGCATCGCCAATCGAAGCAGTCGATCCTGCGGCACTTGCCGAAAAGACGGCTCCCCGCTTTATTAAGCCTCGGACGCGAGATAGCTTGCAGCTTTCCGACGAACAAGTCGTTGGGGAAATCAACAACGCGATTGCCGCTGTGTGGGATGCTGAGAACGTTAAGCCTTCCCCCGAAGCAACCGATAACGAGTTCGTTCGTCGGACCTATTTGCAACTGCTCGGTCGTATTCCTACGGTCGAAGAGATCAATCACTTTGTCAGCCAACGTCGCGATAACAAACGCGAATGGCTGGTCGATCAGATCTTGAGCGGCGAAAAGTATGAAGCGGAGTTCGCTTCGTTTTGGAGTGCTCGGTTCGCGAACATCTTAGTCGGCCGCGCCGGCGGAATGAGCGACGACAGCCCGATCAATCGTTCCGCGCTGGAAGGCTACTTGGCGAAACAGTTCGAGAGCAACACGCCATACAACTTGCTGGTGCAAGACTTGTTGACGGCATCTGGAACGACCAGCCCCGGCAGCGAAAGCTTCAACCCTGCGACCAACTTCCTGGTCAGTATGGTCGAAGGGGACGCGAAGTTAGCCACGGCGAAGACTTGTTCGGCGTTTCTAGGACAGCAGCTACAGTGTGCTGAGTGCCACAATCATCCGACCACGGGATGGAGCCAGCAGCAATTCTGGGGGCTGAATGCCTTCTTCCGACAAACGAAACTGGCCAAAGATCGCCAGTCGGGGCAGCTGGCGCTCTTTGACCAGGACTTTACCAAGAGCCGCGACTCCGATTCGGGCGAAGTCTATTACGAACAGCCAAACGGCTTGATGAAAGTCGCCTTCCCGCAGTTTGTTGACGGCACGACGATCCCTCAGTCAGGCAAAGTGACCGAAGTCGATCGCCGACAGGAATTGGCCCAGCTGATTGTGAACTCGGATCAGTTCCCCAAAGCGACCGTCAACCGCATGTGGCAGCATTTCTTCGGCGTTGGTTTCACGCAGCCGGTCGATGACATGGGACCGCACAATCCAGCTTCGCATCCCGAGCTGCTCGATCAACTGTCGCAGCACTTCGCCGAATCAAACTTCGATCTTCGTCGCTTGATGCGTTGGATTACCCTTTCGCAGCCTTATGGACTGTCGAGCCGCCAGATCGACGAAAACCTGGCCGACAATCCGGATGGCGGCCGGCAATTGTTTGCTCGGTATTATGCTCGACAGATGGAAGCGGAGCAGCTGTTCCACTCGCTGCAGATGCTTGCCAAAACGCCTTCGGAAGAACGAGGATCGATCTTGGCTTCGGTGCAAGATCGTCACAGCTGGCTCGGCCAGGTTAACCAGAAGATGGGCGATGACGAAGACAGCGAAACATCGGCACTCGATGGCGGCATTACCCAATCGCTGCTGCTGATGAATGGCGGGCTGATGAAGCAAGCCACCGATGCTCAGGCCGCGGTTCTGAAGAAGGTGACCGCTTCCAAGATGTCGGCTCAAGCGAAGATCGACCACTTGTTCCTCGCGGCCCTGTCGCGCCGTCCGACCAAGAAAGAGTCTGCCGCGATCGGCGAGATCTTAAAGGTCCGCAACAACGAAGCGGCTGCCCTGCAAGATATCTGGTGGGCACTTCTTAACAGCAACGAGTTCATCCTCGATCACTAA